A part of Dermacentor variabilis isolate Ectoservices chromosome 10, ASM5094787v1, whole genome shotgun sequence genomic DNA contains:
- the LOC142559428 gene encoding uncharacterized protein LOC142559428, with protein sequence MEGATKELETDERIDKMDSRLAHLIEAKQSIKARWQKRRTNRSLRKKMAELNRQIEVHCRVLCTQQWNEACNEANGQMHKGKTWNMLRHLLDETNTKGHQHNILARILHKTICEHGEDEVKGRLDAKYLPTTPTERHPDYQGNENETLDRDIQTWEVRVALQDLNGRSAAGPDRVTDRALKNLNEAAIETLTNFYNKCWQEGRLLKQWKAAKTILIPKPGKPPNIENLRPISLTLCVGKVLEHVLMNRWQRYLEKSELYPNSIIGFRKKLGTQDAMILLKNEIIDDTTDTKDNRAILGLDLQSAFDKVRHSAILAQVSRLNMGRRTYQYIKDFLTERTTEICAGDLQLEEKKLGSVGTPQGSVISPLLFNLVMIGVANRLERVAGVRHTIYADDVMLWVPGGSDGRIETTLQEAVNAIEEQLGGSGLVCSPAKSELLVIPPTGAGRKRKNMEVKYKRPRITVKTAGGQVIPEVEKIRVLGLLIQRNRVNGETVNKLAGKAAAAMRLIKRVSNRRAGMKAESLTRLVQSFAVSHITYVAAFRNWRPSERNKIDATIRKAYKAALGLLGSTSTEKFMALGVHNTLDEIAEAQRTAQLERLSETRTGRKILRDLGLEPKEGEQQKDVPIPDSINRKLRVCPIPRNVNPEHNKERRLAKARALVDLHAREEGAIYVDAAEYRGSSDAYAVVAVGASTGATKTAAGVWTREAHRAEEVAIALAVSDPGCTTVLCDSRTAVKNYAKGRVCSEAARILRKAEGIGRKSAVVIKWFTAHMGSDVSERGNVNHNETANSAARGLTNRAAASTADSECWSRCSAKDKMTTFNEKAKWYRLNRQTMPPPPPGLTRKEPVLYRQSQTGCLLTPALAKHVCPSVYASDVCRLCAKERATAAHILWDCSINPGEASEKMTIPPQLEAATRSYDQDTQLKAVQQVSAALERQRPRETEEKGGSTPRKEPAALSDPRK encoded by the coding sequence ATGGAAGGAGCCACCAAGGAGCTGGAGACGGACGAACGGATAGACAAGATGGACAGTCGGCTGGCCCACCTGATAGAAGCCAAGCAGTCCATAAAGGCGAGGTGGCAAAAGCGACGAACCAACCGAAGTCTAAGGAAGAAGATGGCCGAGCTCAACAGGCAGATCGAGGTCCACTGCAGGGTGCTATGCacccaacagtggaacgaggcctGCAACGAAGCCAACGGACAGATGCACAAGGGCAAGACGTGGAACATGCTGCGACACCTCCTCGACGAAACCAACACCAAGGGCCACCAACACAACATCTTGGCCAGAATCCTACACAAGACAATCTGTGAACACGGGGAGGACGAGGTCAAGGGGCGCTTGGACGCCAAGTACCTACCGACCACCCCCACGGAAAGACACCCGGATTACCAGGGCAACGAGAACGAGACGCTAGATCGAGACATCCAGACATGGGAAGTCAGAGTTGCCCTGCAGGATCTCAATGGCAGGTCCGCCGCGGGTCCCGATCGAGTGACcgacagagcgctcaagaacctcaacgaagccgccatcgaaacgctcacgaacttctacaacaagtgctggcaagaaggaaggctgctcaagcaatggaaagcagccaagacgatcctcatccccaagcctggcaagccgcccaacatagagaacctcaggccgatctcgctcactttgtgcgtgggaaaggtcctcgagcacgttctcatgaacaggtggcagcgttacctggaaaaatcggagctttacccaaattccatcatagggtttcggaagaagctcgggacgcaagacgccatgatcttactgaagaacgagatcatcgacgatacgacggacaccaaggacaacagagccatactcgggctggacttgcagagcgccttcgataaagtgaggcactcggctatcctggcccaagtatccagactaaacatgggcagaaggacataccagtacatcaaagacttcctgacggaacggaccaccgaaatctgcgcgggagacctgcagctcgaagagaagaagctgggcagcgtcggaactccgcagggctcggtgatctccccgcttctcttcaacctcgtgatgatcggtgtggccaaccggctagaaagagtagcgggagtccggcacaccatctacgccgacgacgttatgctatgggtaccgggaggaagcgacgggcgtatcgagacaacgctgcaagaagcggtcaacgccatcgaggagcagctgggcgggtctggactcgtttgctctccggccaagtcagaactgctggtgattccaccgacaggagcgggcaggaaaagaaagaatatggaagTCAAGTACAAGCGGCCCAGGATCACggtcaagacagcgggaggacaagtaataccggaggtcgagaagattcgagtgctcgggctgctcatccagcgaaaccgagtcaacggtgaaacggtcaacaagctcgcgggcaaagcggccgcggcaatgagactcatcaagagggtgtccaacagaagagcggggatgaaggcggagagcctgactaggctcgttcaatccttcgcagttagccacataacgtacgtggccgccttccgcaactggaggccgagcgaacgtaacaagatagacgccaccatacgcaaggcgtataaggcggcactcggcctcctcgggagcacgagcaccgaaaaattcatggcgctgggagtccacaacacgctggacgagatagccgaagcacagagaacggcgcaactcgagcgtctctctgaaacgagaaccggaagaaagatactgcgggaccttggcctcgagccgaaggaaggcgagcagcagaaagacgtacctataccggatagcatcaacagaaagctcagggtctgcccgatcccgaggaacgtgaaccccgagcacaacaaggagcggaggttggcgaaggccagggctctcgtggacctccacgccagagaagaaggcgccatctatgtggacgcggcggagtatcgagggagcagcgacgcatacgcggtggtggctgtcggggcatcgacgggtgcaacgaagaccgcggcgggCGTCTGGACTCGAGAggcgcaccgggcggaggaggtggccatcgccttggccgtctccgaccctggatgcactacagtgttgtgtgactctagaacggcagtgaagaactacgctaagggtagggtatgtagcgaggctgcgcgcatactgcgcaaggccgaaggcattggacgcaaaagcgctgtggtgatcaagtggtttacggcccacatgggcagtgacgtgtcggaacgcgggaacgtgaaccacaacgagacggccaactcggccgcgcgagggctaaccaaccgcgcagctgcaagcacggccgactcggagtgttggtcgcggtgcagtgccaaggacaagatgaccaccttcaacgaaaaagcgaagtggtacagacttaacagacagactatgccacCACCTcccccggggcttacccggaaggagccagtgttatacaggcaatcaCAGACGGGGTGCCTGCTCACCCCggcgctagctaagcacgtgtgtccgagcgtgtacgcgagtgacgtgtgtagactgtgcgctaaggagagagccaccgcggctcacatcctttgggactgtagtataaatccaggagaagccagcgagaagatgacgatcccgccgcagctagaggctgcaacgaggagctatgaccaagatacacaactcaaggccgtccagcaggtctcggcagctctagagaggcagcgacctcgcgaaaccgaggagaaggggggcagcacccccaggaaggagccggcggccctctcggatccgcggaagtag